One genomic segment of Scomber japonicus isolate fScoJap1 chromosome 23, fScoJap1.pri, whole genome shotgun sequence includes these proteins:
- the bltp3b gene encoding UHRF1-binding protein 1-like isoform X2, which produces MLTFSPSPQGHKYSRTSSPSAAKTNWLHSDRFAKNLSPDKINLSTLKGEGQLTNLELDEEVLQSLLDLPTWLAINRVCCNKAAIRIPWTKLKTHPISLTLDKVEMEMSTCDEPRPPNGPSPIATASGQSEYGFAEKVVEGMSLSINSIVIRISAKAFNASFELSQLQVYSVNTSWSISDLRFTRIQDPQRGEILTFKEISWQMIRIEADAIQSAEHEMLSAPIRLITNQSKIRVTLKRRIKDCNVVASKLILVLDDLLWVLTDSQLKAMVQYAKSLSEAMEKSAQQRKSMATEDQVSSTPPSAQQVRTQQASTAADQSATMAKLFSAYDVCETSHHLQITHLDLHICDDIHATDKVVNKRITGGAMQLSFSSITLDYYPFHRAGDSCAHWMHYSEATKAREGWARSLLDEFKSNMEMLKTAVRDQQGPAPGQGSPQHGKISTSSSTSFSPPPQSPKTQLMSSSVVLRMADFSIYQVSTADQRRSSPKAMISCNKKSLYLPSEMPAIHVEFTEYYFPDGKDYPIPCPNLYAQLNALQLVLDPRSLVWLNLFALDLRQSLEQFMEIYKLNDSQKPDEHVDIKVDGLMLKLVIPTDRDPSCPPDLPRSISVQTSEMVATNTRHPANCTRSHLEALLQSFQEEAFFSSSFFSFPRSSSSSPLLHPVFQHHAHEQDTRLHDIYRGLVVPTMGASALKMPAATDFWALHFAQFWVDYEGTRGGKGRPQPFVDSFPLTVWACQPAKLLQHQKKLRDDAGLGIPRSTSVEAVGRLQRKRLLKEYYSTESAPTSSQSNNATLPPSNGLHKPLSLENLPSSSPSSLASSSTDADIHVLVHIQKHLSAQVSHRQYVFLMHLQRSIKALQQTLQQDLEEMGSKRDRKDPSQHSADHQPFTVCLGLLLKSAEVSLLLKPVTQPEGSRSPLGSELSPSESRGTLEPGNDVGEGTEKSEKGGEGAGSGACTVDQLLCGEGSESRATQGPAPLLPTSTPTTRPDSNHKASLEERTSTKNSGKWNSDEGGEVGADGLAGGDAMVTGLDSKPQSDMLSDPLCNQDWSDKDKAAAGKMPQSISSGRLMRDRSQSSFSVSYKNMKKSPSLQSLDNISIDSYLMEDGDNYSLLERDDVSISGFKDAISEQSATESGAEAVTGHEQEGGVSPDTVSATSQSIDEPTKDIVSVLVLKVQSVCVGMEVLGESTAVALEVGRVTPSQLGNVSLRQYLSNRSLAGGDISSASVKGYHSPEVRARLESGPCAAAHSPLAERNGFLQLRLHGYRASFLMSTLQNLAHFLEDDSAPQVLPMEISVRDTHVNLKDDGPRDNPSDSTPITLHVDSLVIHRRDDGSFSIGVEDAAEAKPRKEGALIDSSLSPVPEAAGGITKATQTQTQAQAPPPTPPPTTPPPSSREKMLIEENECLKVELSRAKMALAEAQMEKDSLLHRMKSLKFSTS; this is translated from the exons TGAATATGGCTTTGCCGAGAAGGTGGTGGAGGGGATGTCCCTGTCCATAAACTCCATAGTGATCAGGATCAGTGCCAAGGCCTTTAACGCCTCCTTCGAGCTCTCCCAGCTGCAGGTCTACAGCGTCAACACCAGCTGGAGCATCAGTGACCTGCGATTCACTCGCATCCAGGACCCTCAGAGGGGAGAG ATCCTGACGTTTAAGGAGATCAGCTGGCAGATGATCCGTATCGAGGCTGATGCTATTCAGAGTGCTGAGCACGAGATGTTGAGCGCCCCCATCCGCCTCATCACCAACCAGTCCAAGATACGAGTCACTCTCAAGAGACGG ATTAAGGACTGTAACGTGGTGGCTTCCAAGCTGATCCTGGTCCTTGACGACCTGCTGTGGGTGCTGACCGACTCCCAGCTCAAAGCCATGGTGCAGTATGCCAAGTCCCTCAGCGAGGCCATGGAAAAGTCAGCACAGCAGAGGAAGAGCATGGCCACAGAGGACCAG GTGTCGTCGACGCCCCCATCAGCCCAGCAGGTACGCACCCAGCAGGCATCCACAGCTGCTGATCAGAGCGCGACAATGGCGAAGCTGTTCAGCGCCTACGACGTATGTGAGACTTCCCACCACCTTCAGATCACACACCTGGACCTGCACATCTGTGACGACATCCATGCTACAGACAAAG TGGTCAATAAGAGGATAACAGGTGGAGCCATGCAGCTGTCCTTCAGCTCCATCACTCTGGACTACTACCCCTTCCACAGAGCAG GTGACAGCTGTGCTCACTGGATGCACTACAGCGAGGCCACCAAAGCCAGAGAGGGTTGGGCGCGGAGCCTGCTCGATGAGTTCAAGTCCAACATGGAGATGTTAAAGACTGCAGTTCGAGACCAGCAGGGCCCGGCTCCTGGACAAGGTTCTCCACAACACg gTAAGATAAGCACCTCTTCCAGCACTTCCTTCAGCCCCCCTCCTCAAAGTCCCAAGACTCAGCTCATGTCCAGCTCCGTTGTTCTCAGGATGGCTGACTTCAGCATCTACCAG gtgtcaACAGCGGACCAGCGTCGCTCCAGCCCAAAGGCCATGATCTCCTGCAATAAGAAGTCCTTGTACCTTCCCTCAGAGATGCCGGCCATCCACGTGGAGTTCACAGAGTACTACTTTCCTGATGGGAAAGACTACCCCA TCCCGTGTCCCAACCTGTACGCCCAGCTGAACGCCCTGCAGCTGGTTCTGGATCCTCGCAGTCTGGTGTGGCTCAATCTTTTCGCCCTCGACCTCAGGCAGAGTCTGGAGCAGTTCATGGAGATCTACAAGCTCAACGACTCGCAGAAACCAGACGAGCATGTTGACATCAAGGTCGACGGCCTCATGCTCAAG TTGGTGATTCCCACCGATCGGGACCCCTCCTGTCCCCCTGACTTGCCTCGCTCCATCTCAGTGCAGACTTCAGAAATGGTTGCCACTAACACCCGGCACCCAGCCAACTGCACCCGTTCCCACCTTGAGGCCCTGTTGCAGTCATTCCAAGAGGAagccttcttctcttcctctttcttctcattCCCtcgttcctcctcctcctcacccctccTCCATCCCGTCTTCCAGCATCACGCTCATGAACAGGACACCAGGTTGCACGACATCTACCGAGGCCTGGTGGTGCCGACGATGGGGGCGAGCGCCCTGAAGATGCCGGCCGCCACTGACTTTTGGGCGTTGCACTTTGCACAGTTCTGGGTGGACTATGAGGGCACCCGTGGAGGCAAAGGGCGGCCTCAGCCCTTTGTGGACTCCTTCCCTCTCACTGTGTGGGCCTGTCAGCCAGCGAAGCTTCTCCAGCACCAGAAGAAGCTGAGAGACGATGCTGGATTGGGTATCCCCAGAAGCACATCTGTAGAGGCTGTGGGACGCCTGCAGAGGAAACGCTTACTAAAGGAGTATTACAGCACTGAGAGTGCACCGACATCGTCTCAAAGCAACAATGCAACACTGCCACCCAGTAACGGACTGCATAAACCCCTCTCATTGGAAAATTtgccttcctcttctccctcttctttgGCATCGTCAAGTACAGATGCTGACATACATGTGTTGGTGCATATCCAGAAGCATTTAAGTGCTCAG gTGAGCCACCGGCAGTATGTGTTTCTGATGCATCTCCAGCGCAGCATCAAAGCCCTGCAGCAGACCTTACAGCAGGACCTGGAGGAGATGGGCTCCAAGAGAGACCGTAAGGATCCCTCCCAGCATTCCGCAGACCACCAGCCCTTCACCGTCTGCCTGGGACTCCTGCTGAAAAGCGCAGAGGTGTCCCTGCTCCTGAAGCCCGTCACCCAGCCAGAGGGTTCAAGATCTCCTCTGGGGTCAGAGCTCTCCCCCTCTGAGAGCCGAGGAACCCTGGAGCCCGGGAACGACGTCGGAGAGGGTACAGAGAAAAGCGAGAAGGGCGGCGAAGGAGCCGGCTCTGGCGCTTGCACTGTAGACCAGCTGCTATGTGGAGAAGGCTCAGAGAGCAGAGCCACGCAGGGTCCCgctcccctcctccccacctCCACTCCCACTACGCGTCCCGACTCTAATCATAAAGCCTCACTGGAGGAGAGGACTTCAACTAAGAACTCTGGGAAGTGGAATTCAGATGAAGGAGGCGAGGTGGGAGCAGATGGGTTGGCTGGGGGCGATGCAATGGTAACTGGACTAGACTCCAAACCCCAGAGTGACATGCTGTCTGACCCACTCTGCAACCAAGACTGGAGCGACAAGGACAAGGCTGCAGCTGGCAAGATGCCTCAGTCAATATCCAG tggTCGTTTGATGCGGGACCGCTCCCAGTCCAGTTTCTCCGTGTCCTATAAGAACATGAAGAAGAGCCCATCCCTGCAGTCCCTGGACAACATCTCCATAGACAGCTACCTGATGGAGGACGGAGACAACTACAGCCTGCTGGAGAGAg ATGACGTGTCCATCTCCGGATTCAAGGACGCAATCAGTGAGCAAAGCGCCACAGAGAGCGGCGCAGAGGCCGTGACTGGTCATGAGCAGGAAGGAGGCGTGTCCCCAGACACCGTTAGCGCCACCTCACAGAGCATTGACGAGCCCACCAAAGATATT GTGTCGGTGCTGGTGTTGAAggtgcagtctgtgtgtgtgggcatggaGGTGTTGGGCGAGAGCACGGCCGTGGCTTTGGAGGTGGGCCGTGTCACACCCAGCCAGCTGGGCAACGTCAGCCTCAGACAGTACCTCAGCAACCGCAGCCTGG CTGGTGGCGACATCAGCTCCGCGTCCGTCAAGGGCTACCACAGTCCGGAGGTGCGGGCTCGGCTGGAGAGCGGGCCCTGCGCCGCGGCCCACTCCCCGCTGGCTGAACGCAACGGCTTCCTGCAGCTTCGTCTCCACGGATACCGGGCAAGCTTCCTGATGTCCACGCTGCAAAACCTGGCCCACTTCCTGGAGGACGACTCTGCGCCGCAGGTCCTGCCCATGGAGATCAGCGTCAGGGACACGCACGTCAACTTAAAG GATGACGGCCCCCGTGACAATCCCTCCGACTCGACGCCGATCACCCTGCACGTTGACAGTCTCGTCATACACAGGAGAGACGATGGGTCCTTTTCTATAGGag TGGAAGACGCAGCCGAGGCCAAACCCCGGAAAGAGGGCgcgttgattgacagctcacTGAGTCCAGTCCCCGAGGCTGCGGGCGGCATTACGAAGGCCACGCAAACCCAAACTCAAGCCCAAGCCccgccccccaccccacctccaaccacccctcctccatcctctaGAGAAAAG atgctgATCGAGGAGAACGAATGTTTAAAAGTGGAGCTGTCCCGAGCCAAGATGGCGCTGGCCGAGGCTCAGATGGAGAAGGACTCGCTGCTGCACCGCATGAAGAGCCTCAAATTCAGCACCAGCTAG
- the bltp3b gene encoding UHRF1-binding protein 1-like isoform X3: MAGLIKKQILKHLSRFAKNLSPDKINLSTLKGEGQLTNLELDEEVLQSLLDLPTWLAINRVCCNKAAIRIPWTKLKTHPISLTLDKVEMEMSTCDEPRPPNGPSPIATASGQSEYGFAEKVVEGMSLSINSIVIRISAKAFNASFELSQLQVYSVNTSWSISDLRFTRIQDPQRGEILTFKEISWQMIRIEADAIQSAEHEMLSAPIRLITNQSKIRVTLKRRIKDCNVVASKLILVLDDLLWVLTDSQLKAMVQYAKSLSEAMEKSAQQRKSMATEDQVSSTPPSAQQVRTQQASTAADQSATMAKLFSAYDVCETSHHLQITHLDLHICDDIHATDKVVNKRITGGAMQLSFSSITLDYYPFHRAGDSCAHWMHYSEATKAREGWARSLLDEFKSNMEMLKTAVRDQQGPAPGQGSPQHGKISTSSSTSFSPPPQSPKTQLMSSSVVLRMADFSIYQVSTADQRRSSPKAMISCNKKSLYLPSEMPAIHVEFTEYYFPDGKDYPIPCPNLYAQLNALQLVLDPRSLVWLNLFALDLRQSLEQFMEIYKLNDSQKPDEHVDIKVDGLMLKLVIPTDRDPSCPPDLPRSISVQTSEMVATNTRHPANCTRSHLEALLQSFQEEAFFSSSFFSFPRSSSSSPLLHPVFQHHAHEQDTRLHDIYRGLVVPTMGASALKMPAATDFWALHFAQFWVDYEGTRGGKGRPQPFVDSFPLTVWACQPAKLLQHQKKLRDDAGLGIPRSTSVEAVGRLQRKRLLKEYYSTESAPTSSQSNNATLPPSNGLHKPLSLENLPSSSPSSLASSSTDADIHVLVHIQKHLSAQVSHRQYVFLMHLQRSIKALQQTLQQDLEEMGSKRDRKDPSQHSADHQPFTVCLGLLLKSAEVSLLLKPVTQPEGSRSPLGSELSPSESRGTLEPGNDVGEGTEKSEKGGEGAGSGACTVDQLLCGEGSESRATQGPAPLLPTSTPTTRPDSNHKASLEERTSTKNSGKWNSDEGGEVGADGLAGGDAMVTGLDSKPQSDMLSDPLCNQDWSDKDKAAAGKMPQSISSGRLMRDRSQSSFSVSYKNMKKSPSLQSLDNISIDSYLMEDGDNYSLLERDDVSISGFKDAISEQSATESGAEAVTGHEQEGGVSPDTVSATSQSIDEPTKDIVSVLVLKVQSVCVGMEVLGESTAVALEVGRVTPSQLGNVSLRQYLSNRSLGMVCSVPIPAQSSQAGGDISSASVKGYHSPEVRARLESGPCAAAHSPLAERNGFLQLRLHGYRASFLMSTLQNLAHFLEDDSAPQVLPMEISVRDTHVNLKDDGPRDNPSDSTPITLHVDSLVIHRRDDGSFSIGVEDAAEAKPRKEGALIDSSLSPVPEAAGGITKATQTQTQAQAPPPTPPPTTPPPSSREKMLIEENECLKVELSRAKMALAEAQMEKDSLLHRMKSLKFSTS, encoded by the exons TGAATATGGCTTTGCCGAGAAGGTGGTGGAGGGGATGTCCCTGTCCATAAACTCCATAGTGATCAGGATCAGTGCCAAGGCCTTTAACGCCTCCTTCGAGCTCTCCCAGCTGCAGGTCTACAGCGTCAACACCAGCTGGAGCATCAGTGACCTGCGATTCACTCGCATCCAGGACCCTCAGAGGGGAGAG ATCCTGACGTTTAAGGAGATCAGCTGGCAGATGATCCGTATCGAGGCTGATGCTATTCAGAGTGCTGAGCACGAGATGTTGAGCGCCCCCATCCGCCTCATCACCAACCAGTCCAAGATACGAGTCACTCTCAAGAGACGG ATTAAGGACTGTAACGTGGTGGCTTCCAAGCTGATCCTGGTCCTTGACGACCTGCTGTGGGTGCTGACCGACTCCCAGCTCAAAGCCATGGTGCAGTATGCCAAGTCCCTCAGCGAGGCCATGGAAAAGTCAGCACAGCAGAGGAAGAGCATGGCCACAGAGGACCAG GTGTCGTCGACGCCCCCATCAGCCCAGCAGGTACGCACCCAGCAGGCATCCACAGCTGCTGATCAGAGCGCGACAATGGCGAAGCTGTTCAGCGCCTACGACGTATGTGAGACTTCCCACCACCTTCAGATCACACACCTGGACCTGCACATCTGTGACGACATCCATGCTACAGACAAAG TGGTCAATAAGAGGATAACAGGTGGAGCCATGCAGCTGTCCTTCAGCTCCATCACTCTGGACTACTACCCCTTCCACAGAGCAG GTGACAGCTGTGCTCACTGGATGCACTACAGCGAGGCCACCAAAGCCAGAGAGGGTTGGGCGCGGAGCCTGCTCGATGAGTTCAAGTCCAACATGGAGATGTTAAAGACTGCAGTTCGAGACCAGCAGGGCCCGGCTCCTGGACAAGGTTCTCCACAACACg gTAAGATAAGCACCTCTTCCAGCACTTCCTTCAGCCCCCCTCCTCAAAGTCCCAAGACTCAGCTCATGTCCAGCTCCGTTGTTCTCAGGATGGCTGACTTCAGCATCTACCAG gtgtcaACAGCGGACCAGCGTCGCTCCAGCCCAAAGGCCATGATCTCCTGCAATAAGAAGTCCTTGTACCTTCCCTCAGAGATGCCGGCCATCCACGTGGAGTTCACAGAGTACTACTTTCCTGATGGGAAAGACTACCCCA TCCCGTGTCCCAACCTGTACGCCCAGCTGAACGCCCTGCAGCTGGTTCTGGATCCTCGCAGTCTGGTGTGGCTCAATCTTTTCGCCCTCGACCTCAGGCAGAGTCTGGAGCAGTTCATGGAGATCTACAAGCTCAACGACTCGCAGAAACCAGACGAGCATGTTGACATCAAGGTCGACGGCCTCATGCTCAAG TTGGTGATTCCCACCGATCGGGACCCCTCCTGTCCCCCTGACTTGCCTCGCTCCATCTCAGTGCAGACTTCAGAAATGGTTGCCACTAACACCCGGCACCCAGCCAACTGCACCCGTTCCCACCTTGAGGCCCTGTTGCAGTCATTCCAAGAGGAagccttcttctcttcctctttcttctcattCCCtcgttcctcctcctcctcacccctccTCCATCCCGTCTTCCAGCATCACGCTCATGAACAGGACACCAGGTTGCACGACATCTACCGAGGCCTGGTGGTGCCGACGATGGGGGCGAGCGCCCTGAAGATGCCGGCCGCCACTGACTTTTGGGCGTTGCACTTTGCACAGTTCTGGGTGGACTATGAGGGCACCCGTGGAGGCAAAGGGCGGCCTCAGCCCTTTGTGGACTCCTTCCCTCTCACTGTGTGGGCCTGTCAGCCAGCGAAGCTTCTCCAGCACCAGAAGAAGCTGAGAGACGATGCTGGATTGGGTATCCCCAGAAGCACATCTGTAGAGGCTGTGGGACGCCTGCAGAGGAAACGCTTACTAAAGGAGTATTACAGCACTGAGAGTGCACCGACATCGTCTCAAAGCAACAATGCAACACTGCCACCCAGTAACGGACTGCATAAACCCCTCTCATTGGAAAATTtgccttcctcttctccctcttctttgGCATCGTCAAGTACAGATGCTGACATACATGTGTTGGTGCATATCCAGAAGCATTTAAGTGCTCAG gTGAGCCACCGGCAGTATGTGTTTCTGATGCATCTCCAGCGCAGCATCAAAGCCCTGCAGCAGACCTTACAGCAGGACCTGGAGGAGATGGGCTCCAAGAGAGACCGTAAGGATCCCTCCCAGCATTCCGCAGACCACCAGCCCTTCACCGTCTGCCTGGGACTCCTGCTGAAAAGCGCAGAGGTGTCCCTGCTCCTGAAGCCCGTCACCCAGCCAGAGGGTTCAAGATCTCCTCTGGGGTCAGAGCTCTCCCCCTCTGAGAGCCGAGGAACCCTGGAGCCCGGGAACGACGTCGGAGAGGGTACAGAGAAAAGCGAGAAGGGCGGCGAAGGAGCCGGCTCTGGCGCTTGCACTGTAGACCAGCTGCTATGTGGAGAAGGCTCAGAGAGCAGAGCCACGCAGGGTCCCgctcccctcctccccacctCCACTCCCACTACGCGTCCCGACTCTAATCATAAAGCCTCACTGGAGGAGAGGACTTCAACTAAGAACTCTGGGAAGTGGAATTCAGATGAAGGAGGCGAGGTGGGAGCAGATGGGTTGGCTGGGGGCGATGCAATGGTAACTGGACTAGACTCCAAACCCCAGAGTGACATGCTGTCTGACCCACTCTGCAACCAAGACTGGAGCGACAAGGACAAGGCTGCAGCTGGCAAGATGCCTCAGTCAATATCCAG tggTCGTTTGATGCGGGACCGCTCCCAGTCCAGTTTCTCCGTGTCCTATAAGAACATGAAGAAGAGCCCATCCCTGCAGTCCCTGGACAACATCTCCATAGACAGCTACCTGATGGAGGACGGAGACAACTACAGCCTGCTGGAGAGAg ATGACGTGTCCATCTCCGGATTCAAGGACGCAATCAGTGAGCAAAGCGCCACAGAGAGCGGCGCAGAGGCCGTGACTGGTCATGAGCAGGAAGGAGGCGTGTCCCCAGACACCGTTAGCGCCACCTCACAGAGCATTGACGAGCCCACCAAAGATATT GTGTCGGTGCTGGTGTTGAAggtgcagtctgtgtgtgtgggcatggaGGTGTTGGGCGAGAGCACGGCCGTGGCTTTGGAGGTGGGCCGTGTCACACCCAGCCAGCTGGGCAACGTCAGCCTCAGACAGTACCTCAGCAACCGCAGCCTGG GTATGGTGTGTTCAGTACCAATACCTGCTCAAAGCAGCCAAG CTGGTGGCGACATCAGCTCCGCGTCCGTCAAGGGCTACCACAGTCCGGAGGTGCGGGCTCGGCTGGAGAGCGGGCCCTGCGCCGCGGCCCACTCCCCGCTGGCTGAACGCAACGGCTTCCTGCAGCTTCGTCTCCACGGATACCGGGCAAGCTTCCTGATGTCCACGCTGCAAAACCTGGCCCACTTCCTGGAGGACGACTCTGCGCCGCAGGTCCTGCCCATGGAGATCAGCGTCAGGGACACGCACGTCAACTTAAAG GATGACGGCCCCCGTGACAATCCCTCCGACTCGACGCCGATCACCCTGCACGTTGACAGTCTCGTCATACACAGGAGAGACGATGGGTCCTTTTCTATAGGag TGGAAGACGCAGCCGAGGCCAAACCCCGGAAAGAGGGCgcgttgattgacagctcacTGAGTCCAGTCCCCGAGGCTGCGGGCGGCATTACGAAGGCCACGCAAACCCAAACTCAAGCCCAAGCCccgccccccaccccacctccaaccacccctcctccatcctctaGAGAAAAG atgctgATCGAGGAGAACGAATGTTTAAAAGTGGAGCTGTCCCGAGCCAAGATGGCGCTGGCCGAGGCTCAGATGGAGAAGGACTCGCTGCTGCACCGCATGAAGAGCCTCAAATTCAGCACCAGCTAG